TGGTGGGCGGATCGCACAAGGCGCCGACCTGCTCCAGGGTCAGCCCCTTCGTCTTGCGGACCTCACGGATGCGGGTAATCATGCGGGCCTCTTGAATAACCTATTTGGTTTTCTCTTTCCTACAAATTATCCGGCGTGGCAAGCATCATCATCCTGATTCTTTGTGATGGAGGCGCGGATGACGAACCATGTCGAACAGCTTGTCGAGGGGCCGGACGGCCGACAGCAGAAGGTGATGGTGCATCTGGGCGAATCGCCGCTGGCCTGGCTGCGGGCACGCGGGCATTTGAGCGAACGTCATTATGTTGCCGGCGACCTGCTGCGCGCAGATTGGGAAAAGGCCGGGCTTAGTGCGCGGGTGACGATGCGCTGGGATGCGGCCCCGCGCGAGGGCGGGCGGCATGGGACGTGGGGACGGGCCGATCCGACCCTGACGCAACTGTCCGCGCGCGAACGGTTCGACGGGGCGGTCAGCGCAGCGGGACCGGGGTTGGCGGATATCCTTTGGCGCGTCGCCTGCGCAGGCGAGGGGCTGGTCGCGGCCGAAAAGGCGCTGGGCTGGCCGAGCCGTGCGGGGAAACTGGTGCTGACCCTGGCGCTGGAGCGGGTGGCGGGCTGGTATCGGGTGCCTTGATGTCGTGTGTCAGGCAACCATGCCCGCGCCGAGCAGCAGGAGCAGCTTCACGTCCATCGCATAGCCTTCTGCGCGCCAGGCGGCGATCTGGTCGGGGAGGGTGTCGAGCGATACGCGATGGACATGGATGTCCTCTCCGTCGACGCCGCCGCCCTCGCCGGTCTTCTTCAGATCATAAGCGCGGAACAGGGTGAAGCTTTCCGACACCATGCCGGGGGAACTGTAGAATTGACCGAGCGATTCGAGGCGGGCCGGGCGATAGCCGGTCTCCTCCTCCAGCTCGCGTGCAGCGGCGAGGCTGGCTTCCTCGCCTTCCTCCTCGTCACCGACCAGACCAGCGGGCAGCTCGATGCATCGGCGGCCCAGTGGCACGCGATACTGGTCGACCAGCAGGATGTGGCGACCATCTTCTGCTTCGTCGATGGCCAGAATGACGGCGGCGTGGATACCGCGCGCTCGACCGACATATTCCCATCTGCCGCGTTTCTTGGCAGTGATGAAACGACCCGCCCACATTATTTCTTC
This genomic stretch from Sphingobium sp. BYY-5 harbors:
- a CDS encoding DUF6456 domain-containing protein, producing the protein MTNHVEQLVEGPDGRQQKVMVHLGESPLAWLRARGHLSERHYVAGDLLRADWEKAGLSARVTMRWDAAPREGGRHGTWGRADPTLTQLSARERFDGAVSAAGPGLADILWRVACAGEGLVAAEKALGWPSRAGKLVLTLALERVAGWYRVP
- a CDS encoding NUDIX hydrolase translates to MTDPDRTVPEEIMWAGRFITAKKRGRWEYVGRARGIHAAVILAIDEAEDGRHILLVDQYRVPLGRRCIELPAGLVGDEEEGEEASLAAARELEEETGYRPARLESLGQFYSSPGMVSESFTLFRAYDLKKTGEGGGVDGEDIHVHRVSLDTLPDQIAAWRAEGYAMDVKLLLLLGAGMVA